A region of Arabidopsis thaliana chromosome 5, partial sequence DNA encodes the following proteins:
- a CDS encoding P-loop containing nucleoside triphosphate hydrolases superfamily protein (P-loop containing nucleoside triphosphate hydrolases superfamily protein; FUNCTIONS IN: nucleoside-triphosphatase activity, ATPase activity, nucleotide binding, ATP binding; INVOLVED IN: biological_process unknown; LOCATED IN: endomembrane system; CONTAINS InterPro DOMAIN/s: ATPase, AAA-type, core (InterPro:IPR003959), ATPase, AAA+ type, core (InterPro:IPR003593); BEST Arabidopsis thaliana protein match is: P-loop containing nucleoside triphosphate hydrolases superfamily protein (TAIR:AT5G17740.1); Has 1807 Blast hits to 1807 proteins in 277 species: Archae - 0; Bacteria - 0; Metazoa - 736; Fungi - 347; Plants - 385; Viruses - 0; Other Eukaryotes - 339 (source: NCBI BLink).) — protein MFSLRNLPSLAPFVSAYASLTGYVMMIKPFLEMTIPPPLQNYMISYLNSFLHSTPSTLTLIIDDHIKNGMYNELYGAAQVYISTKVNHNAERLRISRDRSEKNVNIHFSVGEVVSDIYQGIEVKWRFCVDSNKSNMVHYFGEHFKLNPDRECVELSFEKKHTELVLNSYIPYVESKAKVINNERKILKMYSYCCMYLKWQSVNLEHPSTFDTMAMNEELKRSVMGDLDRFIRRKDFYKRVGKPWKRGYLLYGPPGTGKTSLVAAIANYLKFDIYDLQLASVREDADLRRLLLGTTNSSILLVEDIDCAVDLHTRLQPKTQDDTKGSSMLTLSGLLTCIDGLWSSCGDERIVIFTTTHKERLDPALLRPGRMDMHIHMGHCCFDVFKTLASNYLGLSHDDPHHLYPEIERLIKGEVLTPAQVAEELMKNEDPDVALEGLVKVLKRKRLELEKYDGETGRGGLRKPELQFFL, from the exons ATGTTTTCTCTTAGAAATCTTCCTTCGCTTGCACCGTTTGTCTCAGCCTACGCATCATTGACGGGATACGTCATGATGATCAAACCATTTCTTGAGATGACAATTCCACCTCCGTTACAAAACTACATGATCTCTTATCTCAATTCTTTCTTGCACTCTACTCCATCGACTCTCACGCTCATCATCGATGACCATATCAAGAATGGGATGTATAACGAGCTCTACGGGGCTGCTCAGGTTTATATTTCTACCAAGGTCAACCACAACGCGGAAAGGCTAAGGATCTCTAGAGACCGCAGTGAGAAAAACGTCAATATACACTTCAGCGTAGGAGAGGTTGTCTCGGATATCTACCAAGGCATTGAGGTCAAGTGGCGGTTTTGTGTTGACAGCAATAAGAGCAATATGGTTCATTATTTTGGGGAACATTTTAAGCTAAACCCCGATCGGGAGTGCGTTGAGCTTAGCTTTGAAAAGAAACACACAGAGTTGGTCTTGAATTCTTATATACCTTACGTGGAGAGCAAGGCAAAGGTGATCAACAACGAGAGGAAAATCCTCAAGATGTACTCCTACTGTTGTATGTATCTAAAATGGCAATCCGTGAACCTCGAGCACCCGTCAACATTTGACACCATGGCTATGAACGAAGAGCTAAAGCGGTCTGTGATGGGAGATCTTGACCGGTTCATCAGAAGGAAAGATTTTTACAAAAGAGTTGGGAAACCTTGGAAAAGGGGTTACTTGCTGTATGGACCACCTGGGACTGGGAAGACTAGCCTAGTTGCAGCCATTGCTAACTACCTCAAGTTTGATATCTATGATCTCCAGCTTGCAAGCGTGAGGGAGGACGCTGATCTAAGGAGATTACTTCTCGGTACTACCAACAGCTCCATTCTTTTAGTAGAAGATATAGATTGCGCCGTGGATTTGCATACAAGGTTGCAACCTAAGACTCAAGATGATACTAAG GGATCATCAATGTTGACATTGTCAGGGCTCTTAACTTGCATAGATGGGTTATGGTCGAGCTGTGGAGATGAACGCATTGTAATCTTCACCACAACCCACAAGGAGAGGCTCGATCCGGCATTGCTTAGGCCAGGACGTATGGATATGCATATTCACATGGgacattgttgttttgatgTATTCAAGACTTTGGCATCTAACTACTTGGGCTTGTCTCACGATGACCCTCACCATCTTTACCCGGAAATCGAGCGTTTGATAAAAGGAGAAGTGTTGACTCCAGCTCAAGTTGCAGAGGAGCTAATGAAAAATGAGGATCCTGATGTGGCGCTCGAGGGTTTGGTTAAGGTTCTCAAAAGGAAGAGGTTAGAGTTGGAGAAGTATGATGGAGAAACTGGAAGAGGAGGATTGAGGAAACCGGAATTGCAATTCTTTTTATGA